TGCGTTGATCGCGGCGTTTCGCGAGGCAGGCAAGGATCTGGTGGTGGTCACCAACGAAGTCGGTTGGGGAATCGTCCCCGACAACGCGCTGTCCCGGGAATTCCGCGACCAGCTCGGATGGGCCAACCAGAAATTGGTCGCATCGTCCACGGAGGCTTGGCTCTATGTGGCCGGAGCCCGCATCCCCCTGAAAGCCAACCATGATTCCTGACATCGACCCCAAACATCTGGAAGCCGCGGTGGCCCGGCAGAACCAACTCCTCAAGATCCCCGGATCCCTGGGAATGCTGGAGATAGTCGGAAACAAGATCGCGGCGATCCAGCACACGGACCATCCCTCGCTGGGCAAGGGCGCCGTGGTGGTCTGCTGCGCCGATCATGGCGTGACGGCGGAATCTGTCGCAGCCTTTCCCGATTCCATCACCCGCATCCAGGCCCTCAACTTCCTGGAGGGAGGGGCCGCCATCAACCAGATTGCGCTCACCAGCGGTGCGGACCTGTGGGTGGTGGATGCAGGGGTCAAGGGCGAGGAGATCCCCACCCATCCGCGTCTGGTGGGGCCGCGCGTACGCGCCGGATCCGGCAACATCGCCCGCGAAATGGCCATGACGCGCGAACAGGCGATCGAGGCGGTGGATCTGGGGCGCAAAGCGGCCCGGCGTGCGATCGACGCAGGCGCGCAGGTGCTGGCCGCCGGCGACATGGGGATCGGGAACACCACCCCCAGTTCGGCGCTGACCGCCGCCTTCCTGGCGCTGGACGCGGATCTGGTGACCGGTCGGGGGTCGGGGATGGACGACGAAGGACGCACCCGCAAGGCAAAAATTGTCGAAGCGTCCGTGGCGCGGGCGCGGATGGTCCTCGGGGATTTGCAAAAGGCCGACCCCATCGATGTCCTGGCGCATCTGGGGGGATTGGAGATCGCCGCGATCGCCGGAGTGTACCTGGAAGGGGCGTCCCGGGGTGTGCCGCTGGTGTGCGACGGGTTTCCCGTGACCACCGGTGTGCTGGTGGCCTCCCGGATCGATCCGGCCGTCAAGCAGTACCTGGTGGCGGGCCACCAGTCGATGGAGCCGGGCCACGCCTGGCAATTGCGCGATCTGGGTTTGGAGCCGATCTTCCGTTTGGGCCTTCGTCTGGGGGAGGGAACGGGCGCGGTTCTCGCGTTCCCGGTATTGAGGGCGGCCTGCCAGATTCTGGCAGGAATGAAGACCTTTTCCGACATCGGGATGTAGGAGTGAACCCCTTCTGGTTGGCCTGGTCCTTCCTGACGGTGCTCCCTGCGCCGGGCCAGAAGGTCGCGACCTCGGAGGAATTCGTCCGTTCGAGGGTGTGGTATCCGGCGGTGGGAGTCGCGCTGGGTGGTCTGTGGGGCGGTGCCGCCTGGCTTGCGATGCATTGGGGCGTGCCCTCGGGATTGGGTGGTGCACTCCTTTTGGCCGTGATTCTATTCGCGACCGGATTCCTGCATTTCGATGGTCTCCTGGACAGCGCCGACGCCCTCCTGGCGCCACGGTCGCCCCAGCGGCGCCTGGAGATCCTCAAGGATGTCCACATGGGATCCTTCGCCTTCGGGGTCGGCGGCCTCTGGCTCATCGCTTCTTGGCAGATTTTGTCCATGCATCCCGACTGGCGGTTCCTGGTGGCATTGCCCGTGCTTTCCCGCGCGGCGCTGTTGGGTCCCATCCATCTGTTTCCCTACGCGCGGGCGGTGGATTCCTCTTCGCTGGACCGGTCCGCCAAGGGGTTGGCTTGGCGATGGATCTTCCCCGTCCTGTTCGCGACGCCCGCCGTCTGGCTTTTTCCCGCCCAGGCGGGGACAGTGGTCGTGATCCAGCTCGCCGGAGCCTGGTGGGCCTCCCGGAAGCTCGGCGGCGGCATCACCGGCGACATCTACGGAGCGCTGCTGTGCATGTCAGAGCTTGGCGCATTGATCCACCATGCCCTGGGAGCTTCAAGATGAAATCGTCCACATGGCTCCTTTTCGCGGCAATCCTCGTTGCGGGCTGCAAGGGAAAAGAGGCTCCGCAGGCCACCATCCCGCAGCGCATCGTCTCGGTGACCATCACGGGCGATGTGGTGTTGCAAGCCTTGGTGGATTCCTCGCGGGTGCTGGCCGTGTCGTCGTTGGCCGACGACTCCGGCATCCACGAAGCCGCCGGTCTGTTCCCGGCCAAACCACGGACCGGTCCCGATCTGGAGCGCATCGTGGCCATGAGGCCGGATCTTGTCATTTTGGGATCATTCCACGATCCTGCGTTCCTGCATGCGATCGCGCAATCGGGATTGCCGGTGGAAATCCTGCAGAGCCCGCGTTCGTTCCAGGATGTTCGGGATTTTCTCCACAAAGTGTCGGTACGCTTGGGCGAGGCGGGGCCGGGCGACAGCCTGGTGCGGTGGATGGATTCCTCGCTGGGAGCGGTGAAATCGCGCATGGAGGGGTGTCCTGGCAAACCGCGCGTCTTGTATTGGTCGGAAGGGTACACGGCGGGTGATTCCTCCACCGTGGGGGAAATGTTCGATTGGATCGGCGTGAAGAACGCCGCCTTGGAGTTGGGGATCGTGGGTTCCAAGCCGGTTTCCGTGGAAGACGCACTGCGGCTTTCGCCGGATTGGATCGTGCGCACCGGTTGGGAAGCTGGAGGCGGCATGAAGCCCCTTCCGGAGGCCATGCAGGGACTGCCCGCTGTACAGGCGGGGCATGTGGTGGTGGTTCCCGGAAAATGGTTGCTATCCACATCGCACCGTTTGGCGCTGGGTGCCGATTCTTTGGCGCGATCGCTCGCCGGAGCCTGCAAGTCGAGGTGATCGCTAGGCTTCGGCCTTGGAATCGCTTACCTTTCCGATCTGATGGAATTTTCTGCGGAAGAAGCATTGGCCAAGCTCCGGACGGGAGTGTTTTTGGTGGCCCGCCACGAAGTTCTCAAGGATCCGAACTTCCAAGGGACCATCATCCTCTTGTGCGCCCACGAGAAGGATGGTGATTACGGATTGGTGCTCAATCGGGTATCCCACATGCCGCTGGACGAGGTCTTCGAAAGCCTTCCTCCGGAAATGCGGGGGATCCGGACGGTCCATTTGGGTGGACCGGTGGAGCAGGACAAGATCCAGATCCTGGATTGGAGCGATGAGCCCGCTCCGGAATCCCAACAGATCGCCAAGGGGCTGACCATGGGCGGACATTGGAATTTCACTTGGCAGCTGGAAGACGATCCGCTGGAAGAATCGCCGGGAAAGCGGTTCCATCAGGCGGATTCGGATTCCTACAGGATTTTCCTCGGGTATTCAGGTTGGGGCCAGGGGCAGCTGGAGAGTGAAATCGAAGTCGGTGCCTGGCAGGTGTTCGGTGCCGATGTCGTGCGTACCTTGGAGCTTCCGGCCAAGGAACTTCCCGCCAACGAAGAGGAGTTCGCGCGATGGACCCTGCAGCACCCCGCCAAGTCGTGATCCGTTCGCTTCTGCTTTCCCTTCTGCTCACCGTCGCAGCGTCTGCTCGGCCTTGGTTGGTGGAGGGTTTTGTTCAATCCGGAACTCCCCTTGGCGAATGGAACCCGCGATTGTCCTGGTCTGTGCATGGGCTCGCCCAGCTGGATCAGATGGTTGCGGCAGGGGTTGGATTTGGCTATGAAGCCGTTCCAGGCCGCCCCGCAGGGCTGATCGACGCCCGGATGCAAGTCCGGCTACCGATCGGCCGCCAAGCCCTTCCCTATCTGGATGTGGAGTCCGGGATCGGGATCCGCCCCGTTCTGGAGGACTCCTACCTCCTGTGGAAGTTGGGTGGGGGATTGGATCTCAAGTTGGGGGATCATTCCAGCTTGCTGGCTGGTGGTGGTTTGGCTGCGGTCGGGCGGATGTACGGCCGACTCGGCTTGCTTCTGGAACTTTGACGTTTTTTGTTATCGCTGAAAGGATTCCTCGTGCGTTTTTCCTCGCCTCTCGTTCTTTTGCCCGTCGCCGCCATGGCCGCTGGCCTCCCTGTCACGTTCCAAGCTGGGAACGGGGCCAAAGCCGCCGAAATCAACCAGAACTTCAAATATCTGGACAGCGCCGTGACCGAACACGGGAGCCAGTTGGAAAAGAAAGCCGACCAGACCGCCGTTTTGGGGCTTGTTTCCACCGTCGGCGCCAAGGTGGATACCGCGGCCCTCACCACCCGATTGACCAAGTACGTCACCACCACGGGATTGTCCTCCTATGCAACCACCGCGACTCTGAATACCGGCTTGGGCGGCAAGGTGGATACCGCCAAGCTGACCGCTGCTTTGGGTAAGGAGGTGGACACCGCGATGCTGACCACCCGGCTGGGCGATTACGCGAAGTCCTCAGCGCTGGGCGATTACGCAAAGACCACCGCACTTTCTGGTTACGCGACCACCTCGGCACTCACTGCGGGGTTGGCGACCAAGCCGGATCGTTCCGAGGTGATGGTCGTGGGCAAGACCGGAGCGGTGGTCCCGACCGCCATGACGGTGACCGGAGCCAGCCCGGAAGTCAAGGTCGGGCTGTCCCAGTTGATCAGCGGCCAACTGAACCTTTACACAGACACCTCCGCCACCTCCTATGGTTTTCCGGCGTGGAACGTGGAAGCCACCACCGCCGATGGGTTCCAGATCGGGCGTTACGGTGGGGGCCCCACCAACACCACTTGGCATCTCTCCATCCTCCCCGGCACGGGAATCACCCTGCGCGGGGCGGTCAAAACCACCGACTCCCTGGTGGTGGGAAAGAATCTGCGCGTGACGGGCAAGATCACGGCCGTCGCATCAGGATCCGTTATTCCTGACTACGTCTTCGAATCGGACTACAGGCTCGCGCCGCTTTCCGAAGTCGAGGCGTTCACTCGCCAGAACAAGCACTTGCCGGAAGTTCCCAGCGCGGCGGAAATCAAGAGCGGTGGGTTGGATCTGACGGAAATGAACCTCACTTTGTTGCGCAAGGTGGAAGAACTCACGCTCCACGCCATCGCCCAAGAGAAGCGAATCCAGTCCTTGGAAGCGCAAATCGCCAAGTGATTTGCAGAGGCTGAAGGTGGAGGGGCTCTGCCGGTCTGTCGTGGCAAATGGACCCTTGCCACAGGGAGTGGGATTGAATTCTGGATGGAGTTGCTACTTTTTTTGGAGCAATCAACCGCATCCTCCCGGAGCACCCATGCGCAAAAGCTTCTTCCTCCTTGCCTCTGTCGCTGTAGCCAGTTCGGCGGGCGTCCCCAACCTCTTTCGGCCCAATGAACCCGCCAAGGCGGATCAGGTCAACGCCAATTTCAGCCATCTGGACAGCGCGGTCGGAACCAAGACCGATACCGCAGCTCTGACGGCGCGCTTGTCCGGCTATGCCACCGCGAATTCGCTGGTCAATTTCGCCAGTGTCGGCGCTTTGGTCGGTGGTCTGGGCGGCAAGGCGGACACGGCCGCTCTCAGCGCGGTGAAGGCGAGCATCCCCGTTGGCGTGAACATCGGTGGCAAGGTGGACACCGCAGCCTTGACTAGCCGATTGTCCGGCTATGCAACCTCCGCTGCCGTGGCCAACGGCCTTGGCGGCAAGGCCGACACGGTGGCCCTCACGGTGCGATTGGCAGGCTACGCGCCGACTTCCGCCCTGGCCAATTACGCCACCACCAGTTCGTTGGCGGCTTACGCGACCTCCGCTGCCCTGGCCTCTGGCCTGGGTGGCAAGGCGGACACGGCCGCTCTCAGCGCCGTGAAGGCAAGCATCCCTGCGGGCGTGAATATCGGTGGCAAGGTGGATACAGCCGCTCTCACCACCCGCCTGACGAGCTACGCCAAGTCCACGGACTTGACCGGATTTGCCAAGTCGACCGATCTCGCTGGCTATGCCACCACGACTTCGCTGGCCAGCTACGCGCCGCTGACCAGTCTCGCCAGCTATGCCAAGACCAGTGACCTGACGAGCTACGCCAAGTCGACCGATCTTGCTGGTTACGCCACCACGACATCGTTGGCCACCTACGCCCCGCTGACGACCCTCAACACCTACGCCAAAACCACGGCATTGGCTTCGTACGCCACGACAGCCTCGTTGGCCAATTACGCCACCACCGCGGCAGTGAACGGGAAAATGGCCACCGCCGACTACGTGGAGAGCGGTCACCTCAAGGCGCTGGGTGGGCTCACCGGTGGTCGCGGGTACGATGGCGTGTTCAATGGCAGCAAGATCACCTTGGACACCACGGAACTTTCCATGGAAGCGGGGGATAAATTCGCTAGCCTGGGACACAAACATCTCATCTGGAGCTCCGGGTACAACCAGTGGAGAATCTCCGCAGAGCCCGGCAACACATTCTCCTTGGTTTCTGGCAATCGGATGTTTGAAATGGCCGTGCTCAACATCACCAGCGGTGGTGCGGCGCAATTTACGGGTGACGTGAAGATTGATGGTGCCCTAACCGTCCAAGGCGTAAATGTCCCCGACTACGTCTTCGAGTCCGACTACAGGCTGGCTCCTCTGACGGAAGTGGAAGCCTACACCCAGGTCAACAAGCACCTGCCGGAAGTTCCCAGCGCCAAGGAAATCGAAGCTGGCGGCATGAATCTGGCCAAAATGAATCTGGTGCTGCTCAAGAAGGTGGAAGAGCTCACGCTCCACGCCATCGCCCAGGAAAAGCGCATCCAGGCTCTGGAAGCAAACCAGACCCGGTAAGCACGGGATGGCGGGTACAAAACCCGCCGTTCATCCGACAATCCAGGATCTGGAGCGTGGAAGGATTGTCGACCAAAAGGTGGCTTTAACTTCTTTGTCGACAATCAACCGCATCTCCTGGAGCCAACGTGCAAAAAAGCCTCTATCTGCTTGCTACCGCTTCCGCGACCGCGTTCGCACAGCTGCCCAACACGTTTCGAGCCAATGATCCTGCAAAGGCCGATGCCGTGATGGCGAACTTCCGCTACTTGGACTCCGCCGTGGGAGCCAAGGCCGATACCGCCGCGCTTCGTGCGGTGAAGGCGAGCATCCCGGTGGGCGTGAACATTGGCGGCAAGGTGGATACGGCGGCTTTGACCGTTCGTCTGGCGGGCTATGTTCCGGCAGCAACGTTGAGTGCCTATGCCAAGACCAGCGAATTGTCGGGTTACGCCACCGCCGCCGCACTGGGCGCCAAGGCCGACACCTCCGCGCTCAATGCCGTGAAGGCGAGCATTCCCGCCGGAGTGAATATCGGTGGCAAGGTGGATACCGCCGCCCTCACGGTGCGCTTGGCCGGGTATGTGCCCAGCAGCACCCTGGCAAGCTACGCCAAGACATCCGACCTCACGGGATTCGCGACGAATTCTGCCTTGGCCAACTACGCACCTCTCACCAGCCTGACAAGCTACGCCAAGACCACGGATCTAGCCGCTTACGCGACCGCCGCCTCGGTGAACGGGAAGATGAACACCGCCGACCACGTGGCGAGCGGTCACCTCAAGGCGTTGGGCGGTCTGACTGGGGGCCGTGGCTACAATGGGCTGTTCGATGGCAGCAAC
This DNA window, taken from Fibrobacterota bacterium, encodes the following:
- a CDS encoding YqgE/AlgH family protein, with amino-acid sequence MEFSAEEALAKLRTGVFLVARHEVLKDPNFQGTIILLCAHEKDGDYGLVLNRVSHMPLDEVFESLPPEMRGIRTVHLGGPVEQDKIQILDWSDEPAPESQQIAKGLTMGGHWNFTWQLEDDPLEESPGKRFHQADSDSYRIFLGYSGWGQGQLESEIEVGAWQVFGADVVRTLELPAKELPANEEEFARWTLQHPAKS
- the cobT gene encoding nicotinate-nucleotide--dimethylbenzimidazole phosphoribosyltransferase — its product is MIPDIDPKHLEAAVARQNQLLKIPGSLGMLEIVGNKIAAIQHTDHPSLGKGAVVVCCADHGVTAESVAAFPDSITRIQALNFLEGGAAINQIALTSGADLWVVDAGVKGEEIPTHPRLVGPRVRAGSGNIAREMAMTREQAIEAVDLGRKAARRAIDAGAQVLAAGDMGIGNTTPSSALTAAFLALDADLVTGRGSGMDDEGRTRKAKIVEASVARARMVLGDLQKADPIDVLAHLGGLEIAAIAGVYLEGASRGVPLVCDGFPVTTGVLVASRIDPAVKQYLVAGHQSMEPGHAWQLRDLGLEPIFRLGLRLGEGTGAVLAFPVLRAACQILAGMKTFSDIGM
- a CDS encoding ABC transporter substrate-binding protein — encoded protein: MKSSTWLLFAAILVAGCKGKEAPQATIPQRIVSVTITGDVVLQALVDSSRVLAVSSLADDSGIHEAAGLFPAKPRTGPDLERIVAMRPDLVILGSFHDPAFLHAIAQSGLPVEILQSPRSFQDVRDFLHKVSVRLGEAGPGDSLVRWMDSSLGAVKSRMEGCPGKPRVLYWSEGYTAGDSSTVGEMFDWIGVKNAALELGIVGSKPVSVEDALRLSPDWIVRTGWEAGGGMKPLPEAMQGLPAVQAGHVVVVPGKWLLSTSHRLALGADSLARSLAGACKSR
- a CDS encoding adenosylcobinamide-GDP ribazoletransferase, whose translation is MNPFWLAWSFLTVLPAPGQKVATSEEFVRSRVWYPAVGVALGGLWGGAAWLAMHWGVPSGLGGALLLAVILFATGFLHFDGLLDSADALLAPRSPQRRLEILKDVHMGSFAFGVGGLWLIASWQILSMHPDWRFLVALPVLSRAALLGPIHLFPYARAVDSSSLDRSAKGLAWRWIFPVLFATPAVWLFPAQAGTVVVIQLAGAWWASRKLGGGITGDIYGALLCMSELGALIHHALGASR